A part of Streptomyces sp. NBC_01210 genomic DNA contains:
- the dut gene encoding dUTP diphosphatase, which yields MMPNPVDVLIRRVDPEVPLPTYAHAGDAGADLVTCEAAELAPGERTVLPTGVSIALPDGYAAFVHPRSGLAARCGVALVNAPGTVDAGYRGEIKVIVVNLDPRESVRFDRFDRIAQLVVQQVEKVRFHEVAELPGSARAEGGFGSTGGHAAVDGSTGGNRYASVVSDREGQ from the coding sequence ACCCGGAAGTGCCGCTGCCGACATATGCGCACGCCGGCGACGCCGGAGCCGATCTGGTCACCTGTGAGGCCGCCGAACTCGCACCGGGCGAGCGGACGGTGTTGCCCACCGGAGTGTCCATCGCCCTCCCCGACGGGTACGCCGCCTTCGTGCACCCCCGTTCCGGTCTCGCAGCCCGCTGCGGAGTAGCCCTCGTGAATGCCCCGGGGACGGTGGATGCCGGGTACCGTGGGGAGATCAAGGTGATCGTGGTCAATCTCGACCCGCGCGAGAGTGTGCGGTTCGATCGGTTCGACCGGATTGCCCAACTGGTCGTCCAGCAGGTCGAGAAGGTGCGCTTCCACGAGGTGGCGGAGCTTCCCGGCTCGGCGCGGGCCGAGGGGGGCTTCGGGTCCACCGGCGGTCATGCCGCTGTGGACGGCTCAACGGGTGGGAATCGATACGCTTCGGTCGTATCCGACCGGGAAGGACAGTGA
- a CDS encoding DUF3710 domain-containing protein, with the protein MFGRRKKSGSAEDTADAAGEAEQVVDERDTEYADEEGAPRRVNLPPAPRPDGPWDVSEVSKPGEGRVDLGGLFVPGVDGMELRVEVAGDAIVAATVVLRDSAVQLQAFAAPKKEGIWGEVREEIASGITQQGGIIDEVEGPLGWELRAQVPVQLPDGTGGVQLVRFIGVDGPRWFLRGVISGQGAVQPEAAGLLEQIFRDTVVVRGEGPMAPRDPIVLKLPEDAQMVPEGVQQEEQEGSRFSGGMGQLQRGPEITEVR; encoded by the coding sequence GTGTTCGGACGTCGCAAGAAGAGTGGTTCCGCCGAGGACACGGCGGACGCAGCGGGCGAGGCCGAGCAGGTCGTCGACGAGCGCGACACGGAGTACGCCGACGAGGAAGGCGCGCCCCGCCGGGTGAACCTTCCGCCGGCGCCCCGGCCCGACGGCCCCTGGGACGTCTCCGAGGTATCCAAGCCCGGCGAGGGCCGGGTCGACCTGGGCGGTCTTTTCGTGCCCGGGGTCGACGGCATGGAGCTGCGCGTCGAGGTCGCGGGTGACGCGATTGTCGCCGCCACCGTCGTACTGCGCGACAGCGCCGTACAGCTGCAGGCCTTCGCAGCGCCCAAGAAGGAAGGCATCTGGGGCGAGGTCCGCGAGGAGATCGCCTCCGGTATCACCCAGCAGGGCGGCATCATCGACGAGGTCGAGGGCCCGCTGGGCTGGGAGCTGCGGGCCCAGGTGCCCGTACAGCTGCCGGACGGCACCGGCGGCGTGCAGCTGGTGCGCTTCATCGGCGTCGACGGGCCGCGGTGGTTCCTGCGCGGAGTGATCTCCGGGCAGGGCGCGGTGCAGCCGGAGGCCGCCGGGCTGCTGGAGCAGATCTTCCGGGACACCGTTGTCGTACGTGGCGAAGGGCCGATGGCGCCGCGCGACCCGATCGTCCTCAAGCTGCCGGAAGACGCCCAGATGGTGCCCGAGGGCGTCCAGCAGGAGGAGCAGGAAGGCTCGCGCTTCTCCGGAGGC